One segment of Dromaius novaehollandiae isolate bDroNov1 chromosome Z, bDroNov1.hap1, whole genome shotgun sequence DNA contains the following:
- the CTXN3 gene encoding cortexin-3: MGQVLSRLDEGDQVHLNGLNSDCSKLMMKRRRLWDYSFQLSWMMEGEIFAATLVPPGSMPPDSSMTLEQKTTFVFVILLFVFLGILIVRCFRILLDPYRSMPTSTWADGLDGLEKGQFDYALA, from the coding sequence GTGACCAAGTGCATTTAAATGGCCTCAACTCCGACTGCAGCAAACTGATGATGAAAAGGAGGAGACTGTGGGATTATTCCTTTCAGCTTTCCTGGATGATGGAGGGAGAGATATTTGCTGCCACTTTGGTGCCACCCGGGAGCATGCCACCAGATTCTAGCATGACTCTGGAACAGAAAACCACCTTTGTCTTTGtgattttgttatttgttttcttgGGAATCCTCATTGTTCGCTGCTTCCGAATTCTCCTCGACCCCTACCGGAGTATGCCGACCTCAACCTGGGCTGATGGACTTGATGGACTGGAGAAAGGCCAGTTTGATTATGCTCTTGCTTAG